A region of Nocardioides sp. JS614 DNA encodes the following proteins:
- a CDS encoding MarR family winged helix-turn-helix transcriptional regulator: MTSAEAQEAAVALERAVPMLVRWFTRSDVRRRMLADRDPALSATDAWLLGRITDAGPLRLSELADWQEVDRSTMSTEIRRLEALGLVSRATDPRDGRAVLVKATRTGAARHRRTKRTARTVYAALLADWSEEDLRQAAHVAARLVETFERRSSGGGAE; the protein is encoded by the coding sequence GTGACGAGTGCAGAAGCGCAGGAGGCGGCTGTCGCGCTGGAGCGGGCCGTGCCGATGCTGGTCCGGTGGTTCACCCGGAGCGACGTACGCCGGCGAATGCTCGCGGACAGGGACCCGGCGCTCTCGGCGACCGATGCGTGGTTGCTCGGCCGGATCACCGACGCCGGCCCGCTGCGCCTGTCGGAGCTCGCGGACTGGCAGGAGGTCGACCGGTCGACGATGAGCACCGAGATCCGGCGGCTGGAGGCCCTGGGCCTCGTCTCACGGGCGACGGACCCGCGGGACGGCCGTGCCGTCCTGGTGAAGGCCACCCGCACCGGCGCCGCCCGGCACCGGCGTACGAAGCGCACCGCCCGGACGGTCTATGCGGCGCTGCTCGCCGACTGGTCGGAGGAGGACCTGCGCCAGGCCGCCCACGTCGCCGCGCGGCTGGTCGAGACCTTCGAGCGCCGCAGCAGCGGGGGCGGTGCCGAGTAG